The following coding sequences lie in one Mycobacterium sp. Z3061 genomic window:
- the gap gene encoding type I glyceraldehyde-3-phosphate dehydrogenase → MTVRVGINGFGRIGRNFYRALLAQQEQGTADIEVVAVNDITDNHTLAHLLKFDSILGRLPYDVSLEGEDTIVVGPAKIKALEVREGPAALPWGDLGVDVVVESTGLFTNAAKAKGHLDAGAKKVIISAPATDEDITIVLGVNDDKYDGSQNIISNASCTTNCLGPIAKVLNDEFGIVKGLMTTIHAYTQDQNLQDGPHKDLRRARAAALNIVPTSTGAAKAIGLVLPELKGKLDGYALRVPIPTGSVTDLTAELAKPGTAEQINAAMKAAADGPMKGILKYYDAPIVSSDIVTDPHSSIFDSGLTKVIDNQAKVVSWYDNEWGYSNRLIDLVKLVGKSL, encoded by the coding sequence GTGACGGTCCGAGTTGGCATCAACGGCTTTGGTCGAATCGGACGCAACTTCTACCGGGCCCTGCTGGCCCAGCAGGAGCAAGGCACCGCCGACATTGAGGTGGTGGCCGTCAACGACATCACCGACAACCACACCCTGGCGCATCTGCTGAAGTTCGACTCGATCCTGGGACGGCTGCCCTACGACGTCAGCCTGGAGGGCGAGGACACCATCGTGGTGGGCCCGGCCAAGATCAAGGCGCTGGAGGTCCGGGAGGGACCGGCCGCCCTGCCGTGGGGTGACCTGGGCGTCGACGTGGTGGTCGAATCCACCGGTCTGTTCACCAACGCCGCCAAGGCCAAGGGCCACCTGGACGCCGGGGCCAAGAAGGTGATCATCTCCGCGCCCGCCACCGATGAGGACATCACCATCGTGCTCGGGGTCAACGACGACAAGTACGACGGCAGCCAGAACATCATCTCCAACGCCTCGTGCACCACGAACTGCCTGGGCCCGATCGCCAAGGTCCTGAACGACGAGTTCGGCATCGTCAAAGGCCTGATGACCACCATCCACGCCTACACCCAGGACCAGAACCTGCAGGACGGCCCGCACAAGGACCTGCGCCGGGCCCGTGCCGCGGCGTTGAACATCGTGCCCACCTCCACCGGAGCGGCCAAAGCCATCGGGCTGGTCCTGCCCGAGTTGAAGGGCAAACTCGACGGCTATGCGCTGCGGGTGCCGATCCCGACCGGGTCGGTCACCGACCTGACCGCCGAGCTGGCCAAACCCGGCACCGCCGAGCAGATCAACGCGGCGATGAAGGCCGCCGCGGACGGGCCGATGAAGGGCATCCTGAAGTACTACGACGCCCCGATCGTGTCCAGTGACATCGTCACCGACCCGCACAGCTCGATCTTCGATTCCGGGCTGACCAAGGTCATCGACAACCAGGCCAAAGTGGTGTCCTGGTACGACAACGAATGGGGCTACTCCAACCGCCTCATCGACCTGGTCAAGCTCGTCGGCAAGTCGCTCTAG
- a CDS encoding NAD(P)/FAD-dependent oxidoreductase: MTKASKNKAVVVGAGPNGLAAAIHLARQGVDVHVLEAQDTIGGGVRSGELTVPGVIHDHCSAFHPLGVGSPFWKEIDLLSYGLTWKWPEADCAHPLDDGSAGVLYQSVAKTAKGLGADRRRWRAAVGGLAKGFDDLADDLLRPVINIPRHPVRLALFGPRAVLPATAVAGYFRTEQARALYGGAAAHAFTRLDRPLTASLGLMILASGHRYGWPVAEGGSGAITRALGAALEAEGGQVTTGVKVTSRRDIPNADIVMLDLSPAQVLAIYGDAMPTRIKRSYRRYREGSAAFKVDFAIEGDIPWTNPDCARAGTVHLGGSFEEIADTERRRAQGTMVERPFVLLGQQYLADRSRSAGNINPIYAYAHVPFGYTGDATAAIVDQIERFAPGFRDRIVATVSTGTADLEARNASYIGGDIIGGANDKLQILFRPRIALDPYRIGVPGVYLCSQSAPPGAGIHGLCGYHAAESALRWLRST; the protein is encoded by the coding sequence ATGACCAAAGCCTCGAAAAACAAAGCCGTCGTCGTCGGCGCCGGCCCCAACGGGCTGGCCGCAGCCATTCACCTCGCCCGGCAGGGCGTCGACGTGCACGTGCTGGAAGCCCAGGACACCATCGGCGGGGGAGTGCGCTCGGGGGAGCTGACCGTGCCCGGCGTCATCCACGACCACTGCTCGGCCTTCCACCCGCTGGGAGTCGGATCCCCGTTCTGGAAGGAGATCGACCTCCTCAGCTATGGACTGACCTGGAAATGGCCGGAGGCCGACTGCGCGCACCCACTCGATGACGGGTCTGCCGGCGTGCTCTATCAGTCGGTTGCCAAAACCGCCAAGGGATTGGGCGCCGATCGGCGGCGTTGGCGGGCGGCGGTGGGCGGACTGGCCAAGGGCTTCGACGACCTGGCCGACGATCTGCTGCGCCCCGTGATCAACATTCCGCGGCATCCGGTACGCCTCGCGTTGTTCGGTCCCCGCGCGGTGCTGCCCGCCACCGCGGTGGCCGGCTACTTCCGCACCGAGCAGGCGCGCGCCCTCTACGGCGGCGCGGCCGCGCACGCCTTCACCCGGTTGGACCGCCCGCTGACCGCCTCCCTCGGGTTGATGATCCTGGCCAGCGGACATCGCTACGGCTGGCCGGTCGCCGAAGGCGGGTCCGGCGCGATCACCCGGGCGCTGGGTGCGGCTCTGGAGGCAGAGGGCGGCCAGGTCACCACCGGCGTCAAGGTCACCAGTCGCCGTGACATCCCGAACGCCGACATCGTCATGCTCGACCTGAGCCCCGCTCAAGTACTGGCCATCTATGGCGACGCGATGCCCACGCGAATCAAAAGGTCCTACCGCCGCTACCGCGAGGGCTCCGCGGCGTTCAAAGTCGACTTCGCCATCGAGGGCGACATTCCCTGGACGAACCCGGACTGCGCCCGGGCGGGAACCGTCCATCTCGGCGGCAGCTTCGAGGAGATCGCCGACACCGAACGCCGTCGCGCCCAGGGCACCATGGTGGAGCGCCCCTTTGTGCTGCTCGGGCAGCAGTATCTGGCCGACCGGTCCCGCTCGGCGGGCAACATCAACCCGATCTACGCCTACGCGCATGTGCCGTTCGGGTACACCGGTGACGCGACCGCGGCGATCGTCGACCAGATCGAGCGGTTCGCGCCGGGTTTCCGCGACCGCATCGTCGCCACGGTCAGCACCGGCACGGCCGACCTGGAGGCCCGCAACGCCAGTTACATCGGCGGCGACATCATCGGCGGCGCCAACGACAAACTGCAGATCCTGTTCCGGCCGCGCATCGCGCTCGATCCCTATCGGATCGGCGTGCCGGGGGTGTACCTCTGCTCACAGTCGGCGCCGCCGGGAGCCGGCATCCACGGGCTGTGCGGTTACCACGCCGCCGAATCGGCGCTGCGCTGGTTGCGGTCGACGTGA
- a CDS encoding phosphoglycerate kinase: MSVPTLKDLLAEGVSGRGVLVRSDLNVPLDEDGNITDAGRITASVPTLKALLDAGAKVVVTAHLGRPKDGPDPKYSLAPVAAALGEQLGRHVQLAGDVVGTDALARAEGLTDGDILLLENIRFDKRETSKDDGERLALAKQLAELVWPGGAFVSDGFGVVHRKQASVYDVATLLPHYAGTLVADEIKVLKQLTSSTERPYAVVLGGSKVSDKLGVIESLATKADSIVIGGGMCFTFLAAQGYSVGKSLLEEDMVDTCRKLLDTYHDVLRLPVDIVVTEKFAADSPPKTVAANEIPDNLMGLDIGPGSVKRFTTLLSNARTVFWNGPMGVFEFPAYAEGTRGVAEAIVKATGKGAFSVVGGGDSAAAVRALKIPEDAFSHISTGGGASLEYLEGKSLPGIEVLGEPQPTGGDS; this comes from the coding sequence GTGAGCGTCCCGACTCTCAAAGACCTGCTCGCCGAGGGTGTTTCGGGCCGCGGTGTGCTGGTGCGCTCCGATCTGAATGTGCCGCTGGACGAAGACGGCAACATCACCGACGCCGGACGGATCACCGCCTCGGTGCCGACGTTGAAAGCCCTGCTGGACGCCGGCGCCAAGGTGGTCGTCACGGCGCACCTCGGACGTCCCAAGGACGGGCCCGACCCGAAGTACTCACTCGCGCCGGTGGCCGCGGCACTCGGCGAGCAACTGGGCCGGCACGTGCAGTTGGCCGGGGACGTCGTGGGCACCGACGCGCTGGCCCGTGCCGAAGGACTCACCGACGGTGACATCCTGCTGCTGGAGAACATCCGTTTCGACAAGCGCGAGACCAGCAAGGACGACGGCGAACGCCTCGCGCTGGCCAAGCAGCTCGCCGAACTGGTGTGGCCCGGCGGGGCATTCGTCTCCGACGGCTTCGGAGTGGTGCACCGCAAGCAGGCGTCGGTCTATGACGTCGCCACGCTGCTGCCGCACTACGCCGGCACTCTGGTCGCCGACGAGATCAAGGTGCTCAAGCAGCTGACCAGTTCCACCGAGCGGCCCTACGCGGTGGTGCTGGGTGGGTCGAAGGTGTCGGACAAGCTGGGCGTCATCGAGTCGCTGGCCACCAAGGCCGACAGCATCGTGATCGGCGGCGGCATGTGCTTCACCTTCCTTGCCGCACAGGGCTATTCGGTGGGCAAGTCGCTGCTCGAAGAGGACATGGTGGACACCTGCCGCAAGCTGCTGGACACCTATCACGACGTATTGCGGCTGCCGGTGGACATCGTGGTGACCGAGAAGTTCGCCGCCGATTCGCCACCAAAGACGGTGGCCGCCAACGAGATTCCGGATAACCTGATGGGCCTGGACATCGGCCCGGGCTCCGTCAAGCGGTTCACCACGTTGCTGTCCAACGCGCGAACGGTGTTCTGGAACGGGCCGATGGGAGTGTTCGAGTTCCCGGCTTACGCCGAGGGCACCAGGGGCGTCGCGGAGGCGATCGTCAAGGCCACCGGTAAGGGCGCGTTCAGCGTCGTCGGCGGCGGTGACTCCGCGGCGGCGGTGCGCGCCCTGAAGATTCCCGAAGACGCGTTCTCGCACATATCCACCGGCGGCGGCGCGTCGCTGGAATATCTTGAGGGCAAATCA
- a CDS encoding beta-xylosidase: MTISDRFNLKVIAAAAGLCGAALSLSPTAAAVPLKTGGYACIQGMSGTAGVADGAPAGVAGAGAPGAGPAGAAGAGGAPACCAYGGPAAGAAGAPAAGGAAGAGGAPAGGGPAAPAGGPAPAAGATPVENCGPASAPITGMSGVGAPVVVPGPVGAAAVPAVAPVVVPGPIAAPVPVGAPVPVGAPVPIGAPVPVGAPVPIGAPVPVGAPVPVGAPVPIGAPVPVGAPVPVGAPVPVAGPVPVAGPVPVGAPVGAPITTMSGTGKGAPTGPAPANGPVAGQPVMPGPTG, from the coding sequence ATGACGATCTCCGATCGATTCAACCTCAAGGTAATTGCTGCCGCCGCGGGGTTGTGCGGGGCTGCATTGTCGCTGAGCCCGACGGCGGCGGCCGTGCCGCTGAAGACGGGTGGCTACGCGTGCATCCAGGGAATGTCGGGCACCGCCGGTGTCGCGGACGGCGCGCCCGCGGGGGTCGCCGGAGCGGGCGCCCCCGGCGCGGGCCCAGCCGGTGCGGCAGGCGCGGGCGGAGCGCCGGCGTGCTGCGCTTACGGCGGCCCGGCAGCGGGCGCGGCAGGCGCTCCGGCAGCTGGGGGAGCCGCAGGCGCCGGCGGAGCACCGGCCGGCGGCGGACCCGCCGCCCCCGCCGGTGGACCTGCACCGGCCGCCGGCGCAACACCAGTGGAGAACTGTGGGCCGGCGAGCGCACCCATCACCGGCATGTCCGGTGTCGGTGCTCCCGTCGTGGTGCCCGGGCCGGTGGGCGCGGCAGCGGTGCCGGCGGTCGCGCCGGTGGTGGTGCCCGGACCGATAGCGGCCCCGGTTCCCGTCGGAGCCCCGGTCCCCGTCGGCGCACCCGTGCCCATCGGAGCCCCGGTTCCCGTCGGCGCACCCGTGCCCATCGGCGCCCCGGTTCCCGTCGGCGCCCCGGTTCCCGTCGGCGCACCCGTGCCCATCGGGGCTCCGGTCCCCGTCGGCGCACCCGTGCCGGTCGGCGCACCCGTGCCCGTCGCGGGACCCGTGCCGGTCGCCGGACCCGTCCCCGTCGGCGCACCGGTTGGCGCGCCGATCACCACCATGTCCGGAACCGGGAAGGGCGCACCAACCGGTCCGGCGCCGGCGAACGGACCCGTGGCCGGCCAGCCGGTGATGCCCGGCCCGACCGGCTGA